A region from the Lolium perenne isolate Kyuss_39 chromosome 4, Kyuss_2.0, whole genome shotgun sequence genome encodes:
- the LOC127346834 gene encoding uncharacterized protein encodes MAAKKRRSCMDDLPEEVLQEVFSRVGNVKDLFRLAVTCRRWLCRFTDPAFLQGLWGEGHRAHLHGFFFQQQTRREGASVFEPTFLPTPGSPLRALASFDDGNFTHAETLAARRGIVLMQLAPRAVGTRLFDLCNPITGERHVLPPLRCSCFADVYTCYAIITAADSDLDAKKPSSSARFAFSQLLLAILTTDRKVNLHSYSAATRSWSAPAMCLDKVTHISPVGERSAIVHRGAAHWLWINNDNNVLYKLSTEVGKHPCVLSLRKLPQLRVGGSPLLCVGRDGQLSVACAYPMHVTVWTQHGEDTAWLRTAVIRLPMPTTLNQIRLHENPPHLPLEKWLDFDRGSMLVLHRGSTVSILDLDKKVVEKIMDDCLLPTFSHVFDQTRSVAYKMDLVKFFLLHLGGLCSGRRPTE; translated from the coding sequence ATGGCTGCAAAGAAACGACGAAGCTGCATGGACGATTTGCCGGAGGAGGTCCTCCAGGAGGTCTTCTCCCGCGTGGGCAACGTCAAAGACCTCTTCAGGCTGGCCGTGACATGCCGACGGTGGCTCTGCCGCTTCACCGACCCAGCCTTCCTCCAAGGGCTGTGGGGCGAGGGGCACCGCGCGCACCTTCACGGCTTCTTCTTCCAGCAGCAGACGCGCCGCGAAGGGGCCTCGGTCTTCGAACCAACCTTCCTGCCGACGCCGGGGTCGCCGCTCCGCGCCCTAGCCTCCTTCGACGACGGCAACTTCACCCATGCCGAGACCCTGGCGGCGCGCCGCGGCATCGTCCTGATGCAGCTCGCCCCCCGCGCCGTGGGCACCCGCCTCTTCGACCTCTGCAACCCGATCACCGGCGAGCGCCATGTTCTCCCGCCTCTCAGGTGCTCCTGCTTTGCCGACGTGTACACCTGCTACGCCATCATCACAGCCGCCGATAGCGACCTCGATGCGAAGAAGCCATCATCGTCAGCGCGCTTCGCGTTCTCGCAGCTGCTCCTCGCCATCCTAACCACGGATCGTAAAGTAAACCTCCACTCCTACTCCGCCGCCACGCGCAGCTGGAGCGCGCCCGCCATGTGCCTGGACAAGGTCACCCACATCTCGCCGGTGGGCGAGAGGTCCGCAATCGTTCACCGGGGCGCGGCCCACTGGCTGTGGATTAACAATGACAATAACGTGCTGTACAAACTCAGCACGGAGGTGGGCAAACACCCCTGCGTCCTCTCCCTGAGAAAGCTCCCACAGCTCCGCGTCGGGGGCTCGCCGCTCCTCTGCGTCGGCAGAGATGGCCAGCTCTCGGTCGCCTGCGCGTACCCCATGCACGTGACTGTTTGGACGCAGCACGGAGAAGACACGGCATGGCTCCGCACTGCTGTGATCAGACTTCCGATGCCGACTACGCTAAACCAAATCCGGCTACACGAAAACCCGCCACACCTGCCCCTCGAGAAGTGGCTCGATTTCGACAGGGGATCAATGCTCGTGCTGCACAGGGGCAGCACCGTCTCCATCCTCGATCTGGACAAGAAGGTGGTGGAAAAGATTATGGACGATTGCTTGCTGCCCACATTCAGTCATGTATTCGATCAGACGAGGTCTGTGGCGTACAAGATGGACTTGGTGAAGTTCTTTCTGCTACACCTTGGTGGACTATGCAGTGGTCGTCGTCCTACAGAATAG